The following proteins come from a genomic window of Pyxidicoccus sp. MSG2:
- a CDS encoding dienelactone hydrolase family protein, translating to MRNLEEDDPLEDFQHRDVTLLGETRKVYTAGTGPAVIVMAEMPGISPRVARFARQVRAAGFTAWMPSLFGRDGAVPTAKEGKAIFERACISREFRAFAANGSSPIATWLRALAAHAHTECGGPGVGAIGMCFTGNFALSMMLEKAVLAPVLSQPSLPLDEPSGVDITAEELERVRQRLVDEDLTVLAYRFEGDAFCRAERFAAYQRALGERFHARVLPDSAAGPKSQRPDDFFRFIPTPHSVLTVHLVDREGEPTATARDEVLAFFQRRLLGHTPDVSR from the coding sequence ATGCGCAATCTCGAAGAAGACGACCCACTCGAGGATTTTCAGCACCGCGACGTCACGCTGCTGGGCGAGACACGGAAGGTCTACACGGCCGGAACCGGTCCCGCGGTCATCGTGATGGCGGAGATGCCGGGCATCAGCCCGCGCGTTGCGCGCTTCGCCCGCCAGGTGCGGGCCGCCGGTTTCACCGCATGGATGCCGAGCCTCTTCGGCCGCGACGGCGCCGTGCCCACCGCGAAGGAGGGGAAGGCCATCTTCGAGCGCGCGTGCATCAGCAGGGAGTTCCGGGCGTTCGCCGCGAACGGGTCGAGTCCCATCGCGACGTGGCTGCGGGCGCTCGCCGCGCACGCGCACACGGAATGCGGCGGCCCGGGCGTGGGGGCGATTGGCATGTGCTTCACCGGCAACTTCGCGCTGTCGATGATGCTGGAGAAGGCGGTGCTGGCTCCGGTGCTGTCGCAGCCGTCGCTGCCGCTGGACGAGCCCTCGGGGGTGGACATCACCGCCGAGGAGCTCGAGCGCGTGCGGCAGCGACTGGTCGACGAAGACCTGACCGTCCTCGCCTATCGCTTCGAAGGTGATGCCTTCTGCCGGGCGGAACGCTTCGCCGCCTACCAGCGAGCGCTCGGCGAGCGCTTCCATGCGCGCGTGCTACCTGACAGCGCCGCGGGGCCGAAGTCCCAGCGCCCCGACGACTTCTTCCGATTCATCCCAACGCCTCACAGCGTCCTGACCGTCCACCTCGTCGACCGGGAGGGCGAGCCCACCGCCACCGCGAGAGACGAGGTCCTGGCGTTCTTCCAAAGGCGCCTCCTGGGCCACACGCCCGACGTTTCCCGATGA
- a CDS encoding metallophosphoesterase, with translation MAAIHYVFLSDLHFGERNSLLSDPTHNGATRPLMANDALDGLVACLRDVARANPPGIKPQLVLVGDIFELALAPTHVALDGFDQFIDRLFPTGGEALFSPTIVFIPGNHDHELWTATRDELVAERMVSISPDDPLEASAPTTLIFAELHPAPGTRPEQQPTENALLTRMLRHRHSSHPDLRVVLGYPNLGLIRQQRMLLAHHGHFADDVYLLMTPLARAIYGETGEAPTIAQLETDNAAWIDFLWSSLGREGQIGAGVRRSYDMLKTDPGKVLLASRLAGALVSLKGRKFGRRLRQRLLLPFLLRALDLIEENDVRQSLDSREQVDEGVINYLKGPLATDVARELSARNHPFPTEQIFIYGHTHHPLAQEVAVPDLGSLVRVYNTGGWVVDTPEARPATGGAMLLVDDSLDTALVQLCAQTTEPHRTPVMVLRAGDEAAAGPLMAHVRALVDRPEGPWRAAAAACGNAILRRRAELSANLLHEVRELPLTERLAVGSEYLYKLFLKRERRVRRQLKLHLLTQGQRESTRPLPALPASDSQPDVSSPH, from the coding sequence ATGGCCGCCATCCACTACGTCTTCCTGTCGGACCTGCACTTCGGGGAGCGCAACAGTCTGCTGAGCGACCCGACCCACAATGGCGCGACGCGGCCGCTCATGGCCAACGACGCGCTGGACGGCCTGGTGGCGTGCTTGCGGGATGTCGCGCGGGCCAACCCTCCTGGCATCAAGCCCCAACTCGTCCTGGTCGGCGACATCTTCGAGCTCGCACTCGCGCCCACCCACGTCGCGCTCGACGGGTTCGACCAGTTCATCGACCGGCTCTTTCCAACCGGCGGTGAGGCGCTCTTCTCCCCCACCATCGTCTTCATCCCCGGCAACCACGACCACGAGCTATGGACGGCGACGCGTGACGAGCTCGTCGCCGAGCGGATGGTGAGCATCTCGCCGGATGACCCGCTCGAAGCCTCTGCCCCGACGACCCTCATCTTCGCGGAGCTCCACCCCGCTCCCGGCACACGCCCCGAGCAGCAGCCCACCGAGAACGCGCTGCTCACGCGCATGCTGCGCCACCGCCATTCCTCCCACCCCGACTTGCGGGTGGTATTGGGCTACCCGAACCTGGGGCTCATCCGGCAACAACGGATGCTGCTCGCCCACCACGGCCACTTCGCCGATGACGTCTATCTGCTGATGACGCCCCTGGCCCGGGCCATCTACGGCGAGACGGGGGAGGCGCCGACGATTGCCCAACTGGAGACGGACAACGCCGCGTGGATCGACTTCCTCTGGTCCAGCCTCGGCCGCGAGGGCCAGATTGGCGCGGGGGTGCGACGTAGCTACGACATGCTCAAGACGGACCCGGGAAAGGTCCTGCTCGCCAGTCGCCTGGCCGGAGCGCTGGTCTCGCTGAAGGGCCGGAAGTTTGGCCGCCGCCTGCGCCAGCGCCTGCTGTTGCCCTTTCTCCTGCGGGCCCTGGACCTCATCGAGGAGAACGACGTGCGCCAGTCGCTCGATTCCCGGGAACAGGTGGACGAGGGCGTCATCAACTACCTGAAAGGGCCGCTCGCGACGGACGTGGCTCGGGAGCTGAGCGCCCGCAATCATCCCTTTCCCACCGAGCAGATCTTCATCTACGGACACACCCACCACCCGCTGGCGCAGGAGGTGGCGGTGCCAGACCTCGGTTCACTCGTGCGCGTGTACAACACCGGCGGCTGGGTGGTGGACACACCCGAAGCGCGTCCGGCCACCGGAGGCGCCATGCTGCTCGTCGATGACTCGCTCGACACTGCGCTGGTCCAGCTCTGTGCCCAGACGACAGAGCCCCACCGCACGCCGGTGATGGTGTTGCGCGCCGGAGACGAAGCCGCCGCGGGCCCGCTGATGGCGCACGTGCGCGCCCTGGTGGACCGGCCGGAGGGCCCCTGGCGTGCGGCGGCCGCCGCCTGTGGCAACGCCATCCTCCGGCGGCGTGCCGAGCTGTCCGCGAACCTGCTGCACGAAGTGCGGGAACTTCCCCTGACGGAGCGGCTCGCCGTGGGCTCCGAGTACCTCTACAAGCTCTTCCTCAAGCGGGAGCGCCGGGTCCGGCGCCAGTTGAAGCTGCACCTCCTCACCCAAGGGCAGCGCGAATCGACGCGGCCACTTCCCGCCCTGCCCGCCTCCGACTCGCAGCCGGACGTGTCTTCCCCGCACTGA
- a CDS encoding AAA family ATPase, translating into MRIAVSGTHRTGKSTLIGELSDLLPTYVTVDEPYHQLEEEGYAFAETPSVEDFEEQLARSIANLDEGSRDVLFDRCPVDFIGYLLAHEDRDAFDLDAWLPRVRTALRKLDLIVLVGIERPDRIARSASDDDELRLAVDEKLKELLLDDSYAFEVEVLEVEGATRARAKQVLEHLSDASR; encoded by the coding sequence ATGCGAATCGCGGTATCCGGTACTCATCGCACGGGGAAGTCCACCCTCATTGGCGAGTTGTCCGACCTGCTCCCCACCTATGTGACGGTGGATGAGCCGTACCACCAGCTGGAAGAAGAGGGCTACGCGTTCGCGGAGACCCCATCGGTCGAGGACTTCGAAGAGCAGCTCGCACGCTCCATCGCCAACCTGGACGAGGGCTCTCGCGACGTGCTGTTCGACCGATGTCCGGTGGACTTCATCGGATACCTGTTGGCCCACGAGGACCGTGACGCGTTCGACCTTGACGCGTGGCTCCCGCGCGTACGCACAGCCCTCCGGAAGCTCGATCTGATCGTCCTGGTCGGGATTGAGCGGCCGGACCGGATTGCGCGCTCCGCCTCGGACGACGATGAGCTGCGCCTGGCTGTCGACGAGAAGCTGAAGGAGCTCCTCCTCGATGATTCCTACGCCTTCGAAGTGGAGGTGCTCGAGGTCGAAGGCGCGACGAGAGCGCGTGCGAAGCAGGTGCTCGAGCACCTTTCTGACGCATCGCGATAA